Sequence from the Victivallis lenta genome:
GGAATCGATTTAGGAACGACCAAAGCCGCCGCCGTCATCGTTGATGAAAAACGCAATCTCCTCGCCGTTACCGGAGCCGCGCACAACGCCGCGCTTGCCACAGTCGCCGGCGGAGCAGAACAGGATGTCGCCAAGATCTTCGTGTGTGTGGAAAACATCTTGAATCAGTTGCCGGAAAATTTGCGGCGATTGATCGCCGCCGTCGGCATTACCGGACAGATGCACTCGGTTTTACTCGGTAATATTTCAACGATTTCACCGCTGGTTACGTGGCAGGATCATCGTTGCGGCGAAACGATGATCGCTGAATTTCAACAAAAGTCCGGCAGAACTCTGCGCGAAGGCTTCGGTGGTACGACGCTCGCCCGATTGGCTGAAAAGAATGCTCTCAAGAATTGGGATTTCGCGGCGACGGTCAGCGACTATCTCGCCAGCGTACTTACCGGGAACGACCGGATTTTTACTGATCCCACCCACGCGGCAAGCTGGGGACTTTATGATGCGGCATCGAGCAACTGGGATTTCAAAGCGGTCGATGCGCTCAACATCCCCCGGACACTGTTGCCGGAGATCCGTCCTTGCGGCGCGGTCATCGGCAAGGTTTGTGACGATGCGGCAAAACGGTTCGCCATTCCTGCCGGAATCCCGGTGATCAACGCAATCGGCGACAATCAGGCTTCGATTCTCGCCTCAGGTAACGATTTTTCGCGGGAAATCTACCTCACACTTGGCACAGGCGCACAGCTTTCACTGGTGATTGATGTGTTGCCGCCGGAAATGCCCGAAGAGATCGAAGCGCGTCCATTCCCGGGCAACCGGACACTGCTGGTCGCCGCGCCGCTCTGCGGCGGAGCCGCATTTGCATGGCTCGCGGATACGGTCAACACTTTCCGACGCGACCTCGGCGAGCCGGAACTCCCGAAAGGCGCATTGCTCGACAAGCTTGATGAACTCGCACTTTCCGCCCTGGAAAACGGCGAAGAGGAACTCGTGATCGCGCCGCATTTCCTCGGCGAACGCTGGAATCCGGCATTGCGCGGAAGCTGTGACGGTCTTTCTCTCGCCAACGCGACACCGGGAAAAATCGGCGCGGCACTGGCGCTCGGTATTGTCCGCAATCTGAAAGCTGGATTCGCATTTGAAGTTCTCGCGGGAAAAACGCAGATCATCGGTTCGGGCAATGCGGTCCGGCTTTTGAAGAGCATCCAGTGGGCGATCCGGCACGAATTCGGTCTGGACCTCTTACTTTCTGAAGCGCGCGAAGAGGCCGCCGTAGGCGCGGCACTTCAGGCCCAGCAATTTTAAGGAATATCTATGAAAAAGAAAGAACTTGGCTTTGTCGGCAGTGTCGAGCAACTCGCATACGTCCGCAGTAGTGTGCTTTCGGACGGGGCGGGACGCGGCAACCGGATCATCGATGTCAACACTGGAGGCGGTTTGCAGTTCACCATCCACCCCGACCGCGGTATGGATATTGTCGAATGCTCGTTTCTGGGGATCAACATGGTTTACCGTTCCGGCGGCGGCACGCGTTCCCGGCTGGAGTATCAGCCGCTGGGCACGGAGTGGCTGCGCAGTTTTCAGGGCGGGTTGCTGACCGGGTGCGGTATGCGCAATGCCGGCGTCGCTTCCGGTGAATGCGGTGTGCACGGCCGCCTTTCCAACACCGCCGCCGAAGATGTCTCCGTTTCCCGTGAATGGGAAGGAGAGCAATATGTGATCCGGATCCGCGGCGTATTGCGTGAATACCGGATGTTCGGCGAAGACCTCCGGCTGGTGCGCAACATCACCTGTATCGACCAAAGCAATATCATCACGATCGAAGATGAAGTTGAAAATCTCGCAGGACAGACGGATTATCTGCAAATGCTCTATCACTGCAACTTCGGCTATCCTCTCATCTCGCCCGCCGTGCGGCTCGAAGCACCGGAACATACGGTTGAAGCCCGGGATGCCGATGCCGCCGCCGGAATCGCCGTCTGGAATCAGATGCCCGCCCCCGTACCGGGCGCGGTCGAACAATGTTTCTATCACGATTTCAAAGACACGGCGGAAATGACGCTGAACAACAGTGAACTGAAGATCAAGGCGACAGTCCGCTGTGATACGGCGGAACTGCCGCGCATGGTGCAGTGGAAACTCTTTGACCACGGCAATTACGTCATGGGGATCGAACCGACTAACACACGCATTTCAGGCCGCGAAAATGAGATCGCAAAAAAGATCGCCCGGGCGATCGCTCCGGGCGAAAAGATCAAGTTCCGGATGCAAATAGAATTTGCCTCCACGAAGTGATTACACATCCCAGCTCAGACAGGCGCTTTCATCGGAATACCAGTGAAAGCGCTTTTCTTTGCCGTCAAAACGCCAGATTTCCGGAAGCGTATCCGCAAGCCAATTCACCGGTTCCGCCGCCACATCCTGCCGGGAGGCAACGGCAAAGAGCTGTTTCATTTCGGCAAACTCCTGCGCCGTAAGGCTTCCCGGACGGATCGAAGCGAAAAACGGCGTACTGCTGCAAGCGAGAAGTTCCGTCCATTGCCGATTTTTCTGCCACGGAATTTTTCCGGTGATACCGACGCAGTCCGCATCGACTTCAAAGAACGCCTTGTGCTGACAGAGCCGGAATGCGAGAGAATTCACTCCCATTTTGCGGGTCTTACCCCAGGCGTTGCCGCTGGTATCATCCCCGATGCGGGCAATGTGCATCAGTCCGGCGCCAAGATGTCCTATTGTGTTGCAACCGAGGATCAATGCACCGTTTGACGCGCCAAGGATCGCCTTGTAAAAATCGACGACGATCTCTGCGGAAGTTCTGGAACGGTCCGCAAAGTGCCAATTCTCTTCCGCCGCGAGCCACGGCGTCGCCTCCCAGCCCCAGCGCCCGAAAATATCGTTGGTCGAAAAATCGTGCTTGATGAGCTCATAGCCCCAGCCGGAGAGCCGCCGGATGTCCTCTTCGACCAGCGCGATCACTTCGGGCCGCGAGGGATCGAGCGCCCGGAGATTGGTGTGGTTGCGTTCCGGCAGTTTCCACATTTCCGGAATCGCCGGATCAATGTTCCACAAAGGACGCATCCAGATCCCCGGCCGGACGCCGCAACTGCGCATTTCATCTGCAAGTTTCTGCATATCAGGATATTTCTCGTTGCCGCATGTCCACGGCCCGGAGTTACCTGGTTTCTGGTGCATGATCTCCCAGCCGTCATCGATAACCATGAAAGGACGATTGGCCAGCCCCTCTGAAAGTGAAGCGATATAACGGCTGTCGGCCAGAATCTCCCCGTGCGAACTGTCGCCGTAAGCGTAATACCAGTTATTTCCGCCGTAGACAGGTGTGCGAAGCGGCAATGGATCACTGCACATGAGTTTACAGAAAGATTTGGCCGCATCAAACGGAGTTCCTTTTGGATATTCGGCTGAAACGACCACAGCAACGGCGATTTCGCGCCCCTTCAGGATCACGCCGCGTGTACCGTTGCGGAGGTCGAGAGAAAGCGTGATCCCGGCAGGATCAATGTTCCAAACCGCCATTGCGCCCGGACACACCCGTACACCGCAACCGGCGGTCACACCGGAAAAATGTGCCAGAAAATACCACGGCATGAAGCGGTGACTGTCGAACGTCCGCCATTGCAGATCGCCGTAAGCGCGTTCCCACGCGTCGCCGAGAAAGAGCGTTTCCGCAGGGAATTTATGTTCCCAACGCAACCGCACAAAGGTCACGGGTGTCGTATCAGCAGAAACCCGAATACCGATGCCGGAATTCTCCGGCTTCAATTTCACAACGATATCCTCTTTTTGCATTTCCGCAGTTCCGGCGAAACTGAACTGCGCGGATTCCGTAAAAACACAAAGGTGGTCTGGTATCTGTAATTGAAACATAATAAACTCCTGATATTGAAATTCTTAAATTGATTTTAACCCAATCGGACAGCAAGGATTCCGGCGAGAATCAGTCCGAGAATCAACAGCTGGCGCGACGAAACTCGGTCGCACAGTTTCAACGCGGAAAAAAGCCAGAAAAAAATGATCGCTCCGGAACAGCTTATCGCAAAGACCACGCCGGAACGGTGAAATTTCTCCATGATCTCCAGCGCCCCGAAAAGGATCCGGTAAGAGAGCAATGCAAGTACGCCCCAGACAATCCCGAGCCCCAGCGTCTTTCGGAGCAGTTCCGGCGCGGGACGGCCGCTTCGGATCATGCCCAAAGCGTAAAAAAGAGTGGAAACCGTCAGAAAGAGCGCCGATTTCAATGCCGCAGAGGTCTCGGAGCTTTCCACCGCCAGCAACAGCGCGATTTGTGATAGCCCGCAGGAGAATGAAGCCGCCGTCCCCAGCAGAAGCTCCCGGCCGGAAAGCAGAACACCGGAGCTTTTTTTTTCTTTGTCTTGTCTGCCGTTGGCAGAAAGGCAGATTCCGGCAACGATCAGCACAATTCCTATTAAATTCCACAAACTGATGATCCCGCCAAGAAAGAGCCCGGCAAAAAGAAAGGGGAAAATGAAATTTGTCTGCGGCAACGCATAGGCAAGCACTCTGCCGGAGGCTTTCAGATTGTACATCGCGATCATCTGTCCAAGCGAGTTAAAGAACGCTGCCGCAGTCAGATAAGGCAATAACAGCCGGAGTTCGCCTGCGCTTCCCGGCATCCGGAAACCGAGAGCACACCACGCCAGCAATGCGGCAGTCGCCGTACCGACCGTATAGAAACAGCAGATCGGACACCCTTTTCGCCGTGCCTGCGCAACCGAAGCCCCGAGCGCCGCCCAGACAACACCGAGCAACAATGATAATAAAAAACCTGCAGTCATTTCTCGTTATCTTTGTATTTTCAGAATCAATGCACGATGAAAACGCGGCAGAGTGATCTTCCCGTCATGAATTGCAAGCGCCCCGCGCGTTCCATCCCACGGAGCAAAGAACGATACACCGGAAACTGTTTGTGATGTAAGAGCAGCAAGCGGAATTTCCATTTCGGCAAGCAATTCGGGAGCAATCCCCTCGTTGAATTCATGCTGCCAGTCATTGCGTTTGTCGCGCAGAAGCCAGAGCTGTTGCGTTCTGCCGGAAAGTCCGTAGAAACGCAAACGGCCGGATTCCCGCTGATGCACTGTGAAGTTTTCACGCACAGGATCGACCCCGGCAACCGTTTCGGCAAAGAGCGAAAAGATCTTCCAGTGGTCATGCAATCCGATATAAAACTGATCCCAGTGCCAGAAGTGTCCGCATCCGGCGACGCCGCAGAAAAACGGCGTGAATACACCGTCAAAAAGAAGGATTCCGGCACGATCCTGTTCATAGAGGTGCGAAGGTCCCGAATGGTGATAGGCCGCCGCACCGGTTTCCGCGACAAAGACGGGACGTTCCGGGAAAAGTTCCAGTGTTTCCCGGGTTGCGTCGGCTTCGAGCAGATCGAGAGCGCCTCGGCAGATATCCAGATCCGCACCGGGTTCGAGATAACGGTGAATCTGTCCGACATCGATGCCGGGCACACGCCCGACTGCCGCATAGTTGGCAAAACTTTCGAGACAATCGAAGCTCCCGAGGCTCTGCATAATCAGCTGGCGCGGGAAGAGTCGGTGCATTTCTGCGACCATCATTTCCAGCCACGGCAGCCAGACATTGCGCGGCGCATCGACTGCATTGAGTTCGTTCCAAAGTTCCCACCCCATGACCGCAGGTTCACCGGCGAACTCCCGGCTGAGGATTTCCAGTTTTTTCAGCAGATTTTTCCGCGGAGCATCTTTGGTAAAATAATCGGTCATATTCTCACAGCTGCCGCCACGGCTTGTATGATAAATCGGCTGTTGAAACGTGACAGCCCCGGTAAAAAGTTCCCGTTCCTTACGCGGCGTCACTGTCCTGAAATGTTCGAGTGTGAACTTGATCCTGACATGATTTTTCTTGGCGATCGCTACGAGAGCTTTCATATTTTCGAGCTTTTCAGCGGAGAACATCCCCTCCAGCTCCGGCTCAAGGTTGAGCAAGGCAACTCCGCACCAGACCCGGATCAGATTGCCGCCATTTTCCGCGAAATGCCGGATCTCTTTTTCAAACATGGCGAGCGCTTCGCCGTCATCGGTGATGTAACGCTGAAAACAGAGATTTACGCCAATCGGCAGAAACGGAGCGCCGCTTTCATATTCAAAATAACGCGGATTACACGAACTGACCCGGATAAATTCATTATCGAACATCGTAAAACCCTTTCTTTATTTTTTATACGGATCGAATTACTTCACTCATAACACCCGTTGCCGTCGATGATTTGGCAACGGAAATAACTGCTGTTGACAAGATCGTTCAAATCCACTTTGCACTGCGTGAGCGTTTCATGCGGTGCAGGACCATCCATGCACTCCGGCTGCAAAATACTCCACCCGTGCCATGAATGTGAAATGATCTGCACGGTTTTGCACGCCGTGAATTCCTCGGAAAAGATGCCGTTTTCAAAACTCAACTTCGTAAACCGGGGGGCTGCGTCGTGTAAAAATTTCCGTTGCGGAGCGCATCAAGCACGCTCTCAAGGCAACCGCTCTTTTGCGCAGATCATCACCGGTGATCGGCAACACATCATATCCATGCGCCGCATAACAGTCGATGATCGTCTGCGGCTCTATTCCGCCGTCGGAACAGATCGTGTGCGTATGCAGAGCAGCATCACTCGGCAAGAATTCCGGTCGCCCAGATATCGCGGCGCAGTTCGTTTTCGGCAATACCGTTATAGACGAGACGTTCGGAAAGGCGGCTGCCGTGACCGGCATTGACGATCAGGTCGAATGCAATCTTTTTGCCGGAAGCAGGATCGAATCCGATCTCCTCCCACGGGATTGCAACTTCCATAACGAACCCCTTTTTATTGTTGCGCTCCACCGTTTTGCAAAAAGAAAGCGGTCTGGTATTACTCTTGACCGGACGGCCGTAATTGCGCCATGCGAATTCCGGCGTTTTACCGACATCGGCGCGGATCAAAAGCTGACGGTCTCCGGGCTGCATGCGTCCGGGAATCGCCGGATTCGCTCCGAGAAAAATCTCGATGCTGTCATCGCCATCGATCGGACAGCGTTTCTGCGGCTTTGCCGGACTGTTGTCGGGCATATAAACATGGCAATAGAAGAACTTTTCATCCCATCCGAAACGGAATTCGCCCCATCCTTTTTTCGTATGTTCCTGCGTCAACAAAGAAACATAGAGCGGTTCTTTGGAAAATGCGGCGTATTTTTTTTCGTCACCGTTCAGCGGCAAGGCATTGCGGACTTTACCAACCTTG
This genomic interval carries:
- a CDS encoding DUF4432 family protein, whose product is MKKKELGFVGSVEQLAYVRSSVLSDGAGRGNRIIDVNTGGGLQFTIHPDRGMDIVECSFLGINMVYRSGGGTRSRLEYQPLGTEWLRSFQGGLLTGCGMRNAGVASGECGVHGRLSNTAAEDVSVSREWEGEQYVIRIRGVLREYRMFGEDLRLVRNITCIDQSNIITIEDEVENLAGQTDYLQMLYHCNFGYPLISPAVRLEAPEHTVEARDADAAAGIAVWNQMPAPVPGAVEQCFYHDFKDTAEMTLNNSELKIKATVRCDTAELPRMVQWKLFDHGNYVMGIEPTNTRISGRENEIAKKIARAIAPGEKIKFRMQIEFASTK
- a CDS encoding sedoheptulokinase, coding for MKLTLGIDLGTTKAAAVIVDEKRNLLAVTGAAHNAALATVAGGAEQDVAKIFVCVENILNQLPENLRRLIAAVGITGQMHSVLLGNISTISPLVTWQDHRCGETMIAEFQQKSGRTLREGFGGTTLARLAEKNALKNWDFAATVSDYLASVLTGNDRIFTDPTHAASWGLYDAASSNWDFKAVDALNIPRTLLPEIRPCGAVIGKVCDDAAKRFAIPAGIPVINAIGDNQASILASGNDFSREIYLTLGTGAQLSLVIDVLPPEMPEEIEARPFPGNRTLLVAAPLCGGAAFAWLADTVNTFRRDLGEPELPKGALLDKLDELALSALENGEEELVIAPHFLGERWNPALRGSCDGLSLANATPGKIGAALALGIVRNLKAGFAFEVLAGKTQIIGSGNAVRLLKSIQWAIRHEFGLDLLLSEAREEAAVGAALQAQQF